In Variovorax paradoxus, a single genomic region encodes these proteins:
- a CDS encoding adenylate/guanylate cyclase domain-containing protein, with product MDRRSPQPHFSPRTPTRRNLRWASGLVLMAYITLHLLNHSLGIYSFAAAETVLRGVQKFWHSLPGTALLYGAAAIHLVLAVVALWERRTLRMPPLEGLRVLLGFALPLLLATHLTAMRGAYLAYGIEGSYVRVVWGLWDWQGAAAQLVMMLAAWTHGCLGLHFALRAQPAYRRFSYLLLAVAVMLPLTAAMGFVSMGREFQWNGVPPVVLPTAEQGKALSAAEGSIKWFYGLALALLLLARWGRNGFSRLSRQPSVALRYPDRTVQVPRGWSVLEASRSHGIDHLSICGGRARCSTCRVRVAGPAEHIGEPGRDEQRTLERVRAPADVRLACQLRPRGDIEVTPLFAPLPNEGRPAPVGSFGRERDVAILFVDLRRWSGLSERQWPFDLAYVLDRYFATVGAAVRESGGVPNQFIGDSVMAIFGLECDLPTACRQAMRATELIGERMDAWSKGFEAQFGQRLEFGMGLHAGRAAVGEVGYLETTTFTAIGEVVNTASRLQDHSKTAASRLVVSLFAAEQAGVAHALGTPETLSVRGRSEPLSVLYASTGAVPA from the coding sequence ATGGACAGACGTTCCCCCCAACCCCACTTTTCCCCGAGAACGCCGACCCGGCGCAATCTCCGCTGGGCGAGCGGGTTGGTGCTGATGGCCTACATCACACTTCACCTGCTGAACCATTCGCTGGGCATCTATTCATTCGCGGCGGCCGAGACCGTGCTGCGCGGCGTGCAGAAGTTCTGGCACAGCCTGCCCGGCACCGCGCTGCTGTACGGCGCCGCCGCCATCCATCTCGTGCTGGCCGTGGTTGCCCTCTGGGAGCGCCGCACCCTGCGCATGCCGCCGCTGGAGGGCCTGCGGGTGCTGCTGGGCTTCGCGTTGCCGCTGCTGCTGGCCACCCACCTCACGGCCATGCGAGGCGCCTACCTGGCCTACGGCATCGAGGGCTCTTACGTGCGGGTGGTCTGGGGCCTGTGGGACTGGCAGGGCGCCGCCGCGCAGTTGGTGATGATGCTGGCGGCCTGGACCCACGGCTGCCTGGGCCTGCATTTCGCGCTGCGGGCCCAGCCGGCGTACCGCCGCTTTTCGTACCTGCTGCTGGCCGTGGCGGTGATGCTTCCGCTGACGGCGGCGATGGGCTTCGTCTCGATGGGCCGGGAGTTCCAGTGGAACGGCGTGCCGCCCGTCGTGCTGCCGACGGCCGAACAGGGCAAGGCGCTCAGTGCGGCCGAAGGCAGCATCAAGTGGTTCTACGGGCTGGCGCTTGCCTTGCTGCTGCTGGCGCGCTGGGGCCGCAACGGTTTCTCGCGCCTGTCGCGCCAGCCATCGGTCGCGCTGCGCTACCCCGACCGCACGGTGCAGGTTCCGCGCGGCTGGAGCGTGCTGGAGGCCAGCCGTTCGCACGGCATCGACCACCTGTCGATCTGCGGCGGCCGGGCCCGTTGCTCGACCTGCCGGGTGCGCGTGGCCGGCCCGGCGGAGCACATCGGCGAGCCGGGCCGCGACGAACAGCGCACGCTGGAGCGCGTGCGCGCGCCCGCCGACGTGCGGCTGGCCTGCCAGCTGCGCCCGCGCGGCGACATCGAAGTGACGCCGCTGTTCGCGCCGCTGCCCAACGAAGGCCGGCCCGCGCCGGTCGGCAGCTTCGGGCGCGAGCGCGACGTGGCGATCCTGTTCGTCGACCTGCGGCGCTGGTCGGGCCTGTCGGAGCGGCAGTGGCCCTTCGATCTGGCCTATGTGCTCGACCGCTACTTCGCCACCGTGGGTGCGGCCGTGCGCGAGAGCGGCGGCGTTCCCAACCAGTTCATCGGCGACAGTGTGATGGCCATCTTCGGGCTCGAATGCGACCTGCCCACTGCCTGCAGGCAGGCCATGCGCGCGACCGAACTGATCGGCGAGCGCATGGACGCATGGAGCAAGGGCTTCGAGGCGCAGTTTGGCCAGCGGCTGGAGTTCGGCATGGGGCTGCACGCAGGGCGCGCGGCAGTGGGCGAAGTGGGCTACCTGGAAACCACCACCTTCACGGCCATCGGCGAAGTGGTGAACACGGCGAGCCGGCTGCAGGACCACTCGAAGACGGCGGCCTCGCGCCTTGTCGTCTCGCTGTTCGCGGCGGAGCAGGCGGGCGTGGCACATGCCCTGGGCACGCCCGAGACGCTTTCGGTGCGCGGGCGCTCCGAACCTCTTTCAGTGCTTTACGCATCCACTGGTGCCGTTCCTGCGTAG
- a CDS encoding maleylacetate reductase, with amino-acid sequence MTIPSFVYNSVPQRVVFGAGSLQHLAREIDALGAKRALVLSTPEQRPQAERVAGMLGGHAAGVFDRAVMHVPIETAREAREVAQRLGADCAVAIGGGSTTGLGKAIALDSGLPILAIPTTYAGSEMTPIYGITEAGMKKTGKDIRVLPRTVIYDPELSSSLPVGISVTSGINAIAHAAEGLYAVDSNPVMDLMAQEGIAALGRALPAIRATPQDPGARGDALYGAWLCGSVLGNVGMALHHKLCHTLGGSFNLPHAETHTIVLPHALAYNAEAAPRAMARIVKALGGSSAAQAVYDLARDNGAPVALRDIGMKESDLDLACEHALKNQYPNPRPLERDAIRALLQDAWEGVRP; translated from the coding sequence ATGACCATCCCCTCATTCGTCTACAACAGCGTGCCCCAGCGGGTGGTGTTCGGCGCGGGGTCGCTGCAGCATCTGGCGCGCGAGATCGATGCGCTCGGCGCAAAGCGCGCGCTTGTGCTTTCCACGCCCGAGCAACGCCCGCAAGCCGAGCGCGTTGCAGGCATGCTCGGCGGCCATGCGGCCGGCGTGTTCGACCGTGCGGTGATGCACGTGCCCATCGAGACCGCGCGCGAGGCCAGGGAAGTGGCGCAACGCCTGGGCGCCGATTGCGCAGTGGCCATCGGCGGCGGCTCCACCACCGGGCTGGGCAAGGCCATCGCCCTCGATTCGGGGCTGCCGATCCTCGCGATACCGACCACCTACGCGGGCTCCGAGATGACGCCGATCTACGGCATCACCGAAGCCGGCATGAAGAAGACAGGAAAAGACATCCGGGTGCTGCCGCGCACGGTGATCTACGACCCGGAGCTTTCCTCGAGCCTGCCCGTGGGCATCAGCGTGACGAGCGGCATCAACGCCATCGCGCATGCGGCCGAGGGCCTCTACGCGGTCGATTCGAACCCGGTCATGGACCTGATGGCGCAGGAAGGCATTGCGGCGCTGGGCCGCGCATTGCCCGCCATCCGCGCCACGCCGCAAGACCCGGGCGCGCGCGGCGATGCGCTCTATGGCGCCTGGCTCTGCGGCTCGGTGCTGGGCAACGTGGGCATGGCGCTGCACCACAAGCTGTGCCACACGCTGGGCGGCAGCTTCAACCTGCCGCATGCGGAGACCCACACCATCGTGCTGCCGCATGCGCTGGCCTACAACGCCGAAGCGGCGCCTCGGGCCATGGCGCGCATCGTGAAGGCGCTGGGGGGAAGCAGCGCCGCGCAGGCGGTGTACGACCTGGCGCGCGACAACGGCGCGCCGGTCGCGCTGCGCGACATCGGCATGAAGGAGTCCGACCTCGACCTGGCCTGCGAGCATGCGCTCAAGAACCAGTATCCCAATCCGCGCCCGCTGGAGCGCGATGCGATCCGTGCCCTGCTGCAGGACGCGTGGGAAGGCGTGCGGCCCTGA
- a CDS encoding LysR family transcriptional regulator has protein sequence MDRWTEIALLVQIADAGSLSGAAEALGLSNAAASRHLSALEARLGARLVERNTRRLYLTDTGREFCGRARTILSDLADAESTVNATAFNPTGTLRVTASLSFSIHHIAPLLREYTQRYPGVTVHVEAANRYFDLIDNNIDVAIRTREYEPDSNVTIRRLGETRRILVASPRYFAQHGFPKTLDELARHKLLIYTHANNPNELRFSRQGETRTVSVTGLLESNDGQVLRAAALDGMGILVQPTYIVYDDIVAGRLVPTLDDWDLPHLAINLAYPSRKHLSAKVRSFIDFMAAHFEKMDYERKWTGRFGVR, from the coding sequence ATGGACCGCTGGACCGAAATCGCCCTGCTCGTGCAGATTGCCGATGCCGGCAGCCTGAGCGGAGCGGCCGAAGCGCTGGGGCTCTCCAACGCCGCCGCGAGCCGGCACCTGAGCGCGCTGGAGGCCCGGCTGGGCGCGCGGCTGGTGGAGCGCAACACCCGCCGCCTCTACCTGACCGACACGGGCCGCGAGTTCTGCGGCCGCGCCCGCACCATCCTGAGCGACCTGGCGGACGCCGAATCGACGGTCAACGCCACCGCGTTCAACCCCACCGGCACGCTGCGGGTGACGGCGTCGCTGTCGTTCTCCATCCACCACATCGCGCCGCTGCTGCGCGAATACACCCAGCGCTACCCCGGCGTGACGGTGCACGTGGAAGCCGCCAACCGGTACTTCGACCTGATCGACAACAACATCGACGTGGCGATCCGCACGCGCGAGTACGAGCCCGACTCGAACGTCACGATCCGCCGGCTCGGCGAGACCCGGCGCATCCTGGTGGCGTCGCCGCGCTACTTCGCGCAGCACGGCTTTCCGAAGACGCTGGACGAGTTGGCACGGCACAAGCTGCTGATCTACACCCACGCCAACAACCCGAACGAGCTGCGCTTCAGCCGCCAGGGCGAGACGCGCACGGTGTCGGTCACCGGGCTGCTGGAGTCGAACGACGGCCAGGTGCTGCGCGCCGCCGCGCTCGACGGCATGGGCATCCTGGTGCAGCCGACCTACATCGTCTACGACGACATCGTGGCCGGCCGGCTGGTGCCCACGCTGGACGACTGGGACCTGCCGCACCTGGCCATCAACCTGGCGTACCCGAGCCGCAAGCACCTGTCGGCCAAGGTGCGCAGCTTCATCGACTTCATGGCGGCGCACTTCGAGAAAATGGACTACGAGCGCAAGTGGACGGGCAGGTTCGGCGTGCGCTGA
- a CDS encoding MFS transporter, giving the protein MTDTGSIATRRTVDVQWLINARPLSPYQWGIVAMCFLIVLLDGLDTAAMGFIAPALVRDWGVPSASLGPVMSAALAGMIFGALGSGPLADRFGRKTVLCVSVAVFGGFSLWSAFATGIDQLVLLRFLTGLGLGAGMPNATTLLSEYTPEKVKSLLVTTMFCGFNLGMAGGGFLSAAIIPHWGWHSLLLIGGIVPMLLLPVLLFWLPESARFMVVRGQPVERIRKVLQPVARESLAGVEQFTIPGQQAGGKGPRGPVLARMFAGGLGPGTLLLWGTNFMGLIIIYLLTSWLPTLMRESGASMTQSAVVGALFQFGGVLSAVGVGWAMDRGNPHKVIGICYLLAGVLAVAVGHSMGSGLALVLLVLLAGMCINGAQSAMPSLAARYYPTHVRATGVSWMLGIGRFGAVLGAWLGAALLGLGWNFEQVLTVLIVPAVLAMTGVFVKGRISHTDAS; this is encoded by the coding sequence ATGACCGACACAGGTTCAATCGCCACGCGCCGCACCGTCGACGTGCAGTGGCTCATCAACGCACGCCCGCTTTCGCCTTACCAATGGGGCATCGTGGCGATGTGCTTTCTGATCGTGCTGCTCGATGGCCTCGACACCGCCGCCATGGGCTTCATCGCGCCGGCGCTGGTGCGCGACTGGGGCGTGCCCAGCGCCTCGCTCGGCCCGGTGATGAGCGCGGCGCTGGCCGGCATGATCTTCGGCGCGCTGGGCTCGGGACCGCTGGCCGACCGCTTCGGGCGCAAGACGGTGCTGTGCGTGTCGGTGGCGGTGTTCGGCGGCTTCTCTCTCTGGTCGGCCTTCGCGACCGGCATCGACCAGCTCGTGTTGCTGCGCTTCCTGACCGGGCTCGGGCTGGGGGCGGGCATGCCGAACGCGACCACGCTGCTGTCGGAGTACACGCCCGAGAAAGTCAAGTCGCTGCTGGTGACGACGATGTTCTGCGGCTTCAACCTGGGCATGGCGGGCGGTGGTTTCCTGTCGGCCGCGATCATTCCGCACTGGGGCTGGCACAGCCTGCTGCTCATCGGCGGCATCGTGCCGATGCTGCTGTTGCCCGTGCTGCTGTTCTGGCTGCCGGAGTCGGCGCGCTTCATGGTGGTTCGCGGGCAGCCGGTCGAGCGCATCCGCAAGGTGCTGCAGCCGGTGGCGCGCGAGTCGCTGGCGGGCGTGGAGCAGTTCACCATTCCGGGCCAGCAGGCCGGCGGCAAGGGGCCGCGCGGCCCGGTGCTGGCACGCATGTTCGCCGGCGGCCTCGGCCCGGGCACGCTGCTGCTGTGGGGCACCAACTTCATGGGGCTGATCATCATCTACCTGCTCACGAGCTGGTTGCCGACGCTGATGCGCGAGAGCGGCGCGTCGATGACGCAGTCGGCCGTGGTGGGGGCGCTTTTCCAGTTCGGCGGCGTGCTGAGCGCGGTGGGCGTGGGCTGGGCCATGGACCGCGGCAACCCGCACAAGGTGATCGGCATCTGCTACCTGCTGGCGGGCGTGCTCGCGGTGGCTGTGGGCCACAGCATGGGCAGCGGGCTGGCACTCGTGCTGCTGGTGCTGCTCGCGGGCATGTGCATCAACGGCGCGCAGTCGGCCATGCCTTCGCTGGCGGCACGTTATTACCCGACCCACGTGCGTGCCACGGGCGTATCGTGGATGCTCGGCATCGGTCGTTTCGGCGCGGTGCTGGGCGCCTGGCTCGGGGCGGCGCTGCTGGGCCTGGGCTGGAACTTCGAGCAGGTGCTGACGGTGCTGATCGTGCCGGCAGTGCTGGCGATGACCGGCGTCTTCGTCAAGGGCCGCATCAGCCACACCGACGCTTCATGA
- a CDS encoding Crp/Fnr family transcriptional regulator: MAKPEPVPRSSLALRQIALFEGLSDQRLALLAQQCLWHSVEAGKPLLLRAEQQGEVFLLVSGRVRVTTYSANGRQVTFRDSEAGEHFGDIAAIDGGPRSADVVTLAPSVVASLDRAAFMALLRDEPLVAERVMQRLASLVRQLSERVIDLSTLGVQNRLHAELLRLARAAGPHAADANQARLDPAPKHAALASQISTNREQVTRELNVLVRSGVLRKDDKALLVADIARLEMMVSQVRGDAG, encoded by the coding sequence ATGGCCAAACCCGAACCTGTACCCCGCTCCAGCCTCGCGCTGCGCCAGATCGCGCTGTTCGAAGGCCTTTCCGACCAGCGCCTGGCCCTGCTGGCCCAGCAATGCCTGTGGCACAGCGTGGAGGCCGGCAAGCCGCTGCTGCTGCGCGCCGAGCAGCAGGGCGAGGTGTTCCTGCTGGTCTCGGGCCGGGTGCGGGTGACGACCTATTCGGCCAACGGCCGGCAGGTGACCTTCCGCGACTCGGAGGCCGGAGAGCACTTCGGCGACATCGCCGCCATCGACGGCGGCCCACGCTCCGCCGACGTGGTCACCCTTGCGCCCAGCGTGGTCGCCAGCCTCGACCGTGCCGCCTTCATGGCCCTTTTGCGCGACGAGCCATTGGTGGCCGAGCGGGTGATGCAGCGGCTGGCCTCGCTGGTGCGGCAGCTGTCCGAACGGGTGATCGACCTGAGCACCCTGGGCGTGCAGAACCGGCTGCACGCCGAGCTTCTTCGGCTGGCCCGGGCCGCCGGCCCGCATGCCGCGGACGCCAACCAGGCCCGCCTGGACCCCGCGCCCAAGCATGCGGCGCTGGCCAGCCAGATCAGCACCAACCGCGAGCAGGTGACCCGCGAACTCAACGTGCTGGTGCGCAGCGGGGTGCTGCGCAAGGACGACAAGGCCCTGCTGGTGGCCGACATCGCCCGCCTGGAAATGATGGTCTCGCAGGTCAGGGGAGATGCCGGCTGA
- a CDS encoding ribonuclease Z encodes MMKLTFLGTSSGTPTRHRNVSGLAVQTVLGADWVLIDCGEGTQHRVLQTPLSLNDLAAVCITHVHGDHCYGLPGLLASAGMNKRTKPLKLIAPLPVWQWFEATRALTDLHLPYEVEHVNLDGPSLVYEVPGVCIESHALLHRVPSHAYRVQVETRRVRLKADALRAIGLPPGPAWRALQTGEDVPFNGDVLRSADYTDAQVEAVAAVMGGDNAEPALLRDACKSAQLLVHEATFTQDALDKVGPGPMHSSARLLAEFAQAVEVPNLILTHFSARHQNEEGMAALMAETQACYSGHAFLANDLDVYELDGAGHVTVTRA; translated from the coding sequence ATGATGAAACTGACTTTCCTGGGGACCTCTTCCGGCACCCCCACGCGCCACCGCAACGTCTCCGGCCTGGCCGTGCAGACGGTGCTCGGCGCAGACTGGGTCCTCATCGACTGCGGCGAGGGCACGCAGCATCGTGTGCTGCAGACGCCGCTGTCCCTGAACGACCTGGCTGCCGTCTGCATCACGCATGTGCACGGCGACCACTGCTATGGCCTGCCCGGCTTGCTCGCAAGTGCGGGCATGAACAAGCGAACGAAGCCGCTGAAGCTGATCGCGCCGCTGCCGGTGTGGCAGTGGTTCGAGGCGACGCGCGCGTTGACCGACCTGCATCTGCCTTACGAAGTCGAGCACGTGAATCTTGATGGCCCGTCACTGGTTTACGAGGTGCCGGGCGTGTGCATAGAAAGCCATGCGCTGCTGCATCGCGTGCCCAGCCACGCCTACCGCGTGCAAGTCGAGACTCGGCGCGTGCGGCTGAAGGCGGACGCGCTGCGCGCCATCGGCCTGCCACCCGGCCCCGCATGGCGCGCATTGCAGACCGGCGAGGACGTGCCTTTCAACGGCGATGTGCTGCGCAGTGCCGACTACACGGATGCCCAGGTCGAGGCGGTTGCCGCGGTGATGGGTGGCGACAACGCCGAGCCCGCATTGCTGCGCGACGCCTGCAAGAGCGCTCAGTTGCTGGTGCACGAAGCCACCTTCACGCAAGACGCGCTCGACAAGGTCGGCCCCGGGCCGATGCACAGTTCCGCGCGCCTGCTGGCCGAGTTCGCGCAGGCGGTTGAAGTGCCCAATCTGATCCTCACGCACTTCAGCGCGCGCCATCAGAACGAAGAGGGCATGGCCGCATTGATGGCCGAGACGCAGGCCTGCTACAGCGGCCACGCGTTCCTGGCCAACGACCTGGATGTTTACGAGCTCGACGGTGCCGGCCATGTGACCGTCACCCGGGCCTGA
- the rtcA gene encoding RNA 3'-terminal phosphate cyclase yields MIELDGSQGEGGGQILRTSLALSVATGQPLAIEKIRAGRAKPGLMRQHLACVNAAAAISGAQVEGAELGSQALRFTPGAVRAGEYRFAISGAGSCMLVLQTVLPPLLLAGATSRVQLSGGTHNPMAPPFHFLERAFAPLVRRLGADLQLTLRRCGFYPAGGGEVAAVIVPAGGALQPFDLTARGAYQESHAECLAPGLPRHVPTRELDTLGVAMGWSGEQLRLGAVRQNEGPGNALMATLAYEHVTEVFTAFGEKSMSAEQVAHGLAKELRDFQKSEAAVGPHLADQLALLQALAAWQGRKACVFTCSELTEHTRTNCAVIERFLPVRFTIAEGRQACRVQVAPA; encoded by the coding sequence ATGATTGAACTCGACGGCTCCCAAGGCGAAGGTGGCGGTCAGATCCTGCGCACCAGCCTCGCGCTGTCGGTGGCCACCGGCCAGCCGCTGGCCATCGAGAAGATCCGCGCGGGCCGCGCCAAGCCGGGCCTGATGCGCCAGCATCTGGCGTGCGTGAACGCCGCCGCCGCAATCAGCGGTGCGCAGGTCGAAGGCGCGGAGCTGGGCTCGCAGGCGCTGCGCTTCACGCCCGGCGCGGTGCGCGCGGGCGAGTACCGCTTCGCGATCTCGGGCGCGGGAAGCTGCATGCTGGTGCTGCAGACCGTGCTGCCGCCGCTGCTGCTGGCCGGCGCGACGAGCCGCGTGCAACTGAGCGGCGGCACGCACAACCCGATGGCGCCGCCGTTTCATTTTCTGGAGCGTGCTTTCGCGCCGCTGGTGCGCCGCCTGGGCGCGGACCTGCAACTGACGCTGCGCCGCTGCGGCTTCTATCCGGCCGGGGGAGGGGAGGTGGCTGCGGTCATCGTGCCGGCTGGCGGCGCGCTGCAGCCTTTCGACCTGACGGCGCGCGGCGCGTACCAGGAAAGCCATGCCGAATGCCTCGCGCCCGGCCTGCCGCGCCATGTGCCGACGCGCGAACTCGACACGCTGGGTGTCGCGATGGGCTGGTCCGGCGAGCAGCTGCGTCTGGGCGCGGTGCGCCAGAACGAAGGCCCCGGCAATGCGCTGATGGCCACGCTGGCCTACGAGCACGTGACCGAGGTGTTCACCGCCTTCGGCGAAAAGTCGATGAGCGCCGAGCAGGTGGCGCATGGCCTGGCCAAGGAGCTGCGCGACTTCCAGAAGAGCGAGGCGGCGGTCGGACCGCACCTCGCGGACCAACTGGCGCTGCTGCAGGCGCTTGCGGCGTGGCAGGGGCGAAAAGCCTGCGTCTTCACCTGCAGCGAGCTGACGGAGCACACGCGCACCAACTGCGCGGTGATCGAGCGCTTCCTGCCGGTGCGCTTCACGATCGCGGAGGGCCGCCAGGCCTGCAGGGTGCAGGTCGCCCCGGCCTGA
- a CDS encoding intradiol ring-cleavage dioxygenase has translation MRNLNQDNITQAVLARFADTPDPRLREIMTSLVQHLHAFARDVKLTEEEWFQGIQYLTATGQKCDDKRQEFILLSDVLGLSMLTIAMNNDKPAGCTEATVFGPFYFDGAPEYEHGDDVANGAEGEPCDVYATVRGLDGEPVPGAVVDVWQADAGGHYDVQHPGLDHAENRGTLRTGPDGGLNFRSVVAVAYPIPVDGPVGDLLRATKRHPWRPAHLHFKIEAPGYERLITHVFRDGDEWLDSDAVFAVRQSLVAPWKKQDNGRWRLDFDFVLNPSRR, from the coding sequence ATGCGCAACCTCAACCAGGACAACATCACGCAGGCCGTGCTTGCGCGCTTTGCCGACACCCCCGATCCGCGCCTGCGCGAGATCATGACCAGCCTGGTGCAGCACCTGCATGCCTTTGCGCGCGACGTGAAGCTCACTGAAGAGGAGTGGTTCCAGGGCATCCAGTACCTCACGGCCACCGGCCAGAAGTGCGACGACAAGCGGCAGGAATTCATCCTGCTGTCGGACGTGCTGGGCCTGTCGATGCTCACCATCGCGATGAACAACGACAAGCCCGCCGGGTGCACCGAGGCCACGGTGTTCGGCCCCTTCTACTTCGACGGCGCCCCCGAGTACGAGCATGGCGACGACGTGGCCAACGGCGCCGAGGGCGAGCCCTGCGACGTGTACGCCACGGTGCGCGGGCTCGACGGCGAACCGGTGCCCGGTGCGGTCGTCGACGTGTGGCAGGCCGATGCCGGTGGCCACTACGACGTGCAGCATCCGGGCCTCGACCATGCGGAGAACCGCGGCACCCTGCGCACCGGGCCCGACGGCGGCCTGAACTTCCGCAGCGTGGTGGCGGTGGCCTATCCGATTCCGGTCGACGGCCCCGTGGGAGACCTGCTGCGTGCCACCAAGCGCCACCCCTGGCGGCCCGCGCATCTGCATTTCAAGATCGAGGCGCCGGGCTACGAGCGGCTCATCACCCACGTGTTCCGCGACGGCGACGAATGGCTGGACTCCGACGCCGTGTTCGCGGTGCGCCAGTCGCTGGTCGCGCCTTGGAAGAAGCAGGACAACGGCCGCTGGCGCCTCGATTTCGATTTTGTGCTCAACCCCTCCCGGAGATGA
- a CDS encoding nucleotidyltransferase domain-containing protein, with translation MSTEEFLRSAHPIDPAVRTQIMDALRDIEATHHVTVLFACESGSRGWGFASPDSDYDVRFIYVNRLPWYLTVAPRRDVIEVPISGDLDINGWDLRKALGLMRESNPTLLEWLRSPVVYRDDATAMPRFRELSEAVFSNARGWHHYSSMAKKNFREHLQADEVRYKKYLYVLRPLLAARWIRSRAGVPPMRFADLAQHTLDTVRDAALIAEINALLEVKMRAGEAATSPRWPGIHAFIEAELAANAAEPVTPLPSADGSGLDAFLYDTVLRLEAENKKKESAHD, from the coding sequence ATGAGCACCGAAGAATTCCTGCGCTCCGCCCACCCGATCGACCCGGCCGTGCGCACGCAGATCATGGACGCCCTGCGCGACATCGAGGCGACGCATCACGTGACCGTGCTGTTCGCCTGCGAATCCGGCAGCCGCGGCTGGGGCTTCGCTTCGCCCGACAGCGACTACGACGTGCGTTTCATCTACGTCAACCGCCTGCCGTGGTACCTCACTGTGGCGCCGCGTCGCGACGTGATCGAGGTGCCGATCAGCGGCGACCTCGACATCAACGGCTGGGACCTGCGCAAGGCGCTGGGCCTGATGCGCGAGTCGAACCCGACGCTGCTCGAGTGGCTGCGTTCGCCGGTCGTGTACCGCGACGACGCGACCGCGATGCCGCGCTTTCGCGAGCTGTCGGAGGCGGTGTTTTCCAACGCGCGCGGCTGGCATCACTACAGCTCGATGGCGAAGAAGAACTTCCGCGAGCACCTGCAGGCCGACGAGGTGCGCTACAAGAAGTACCTCTACGTGCTGCGCCCGCTGCTGGCGGCGCGCTGGATCCGCTCGCGCGCCGGTGTGCCTCCGATGCGCTTTGCCGACCTGGCGCAGCACACGCTCGACACCGTGCGAGACGCCGCGCTGATCGCCGAGATCAACGCGCTGCTCGAGGTGAAGATGCGCGCCGGCGAAGCCGCAACCAGCCCGCGCTGGCCGGGTATCCACGCGTTCATCGAAGCCGAACTGGCGGCCAATGCGGCCGAGCCGGTGACGCCGCTGCCTTCGGCCGATGGTTCGGGGCTCGATGCGTTCCTGTACGACACGGTGCTGCGTCTCGAGGCGGAGAACAAGAAGAAGGAGTCCGCCCATGATTGA
- a CDS encoding alpha/beta hydrolase translates to MNTKQRIAASAFATAFALLGAAGAAHAETYDGVHAITSAASRADVKAEAVAAARAGNVYSDTAAEGAVAFNSTIDRATVREQAVAAANNPLQSLDRRAFYRDEVPSAYKKPSMSFTRQAGL, encoded by the coding sequence ATGAACACCAAGCAACGCATCGCCGCCTCCGCTTTCGCCACCGCCTTCGCCCTGCTGGGCGCCGCCGGCGCGGCACATGCGGAAACCTATGACGGCGTGCACGCCATTACCTCGGCCGCCAGCCGCGCCGACGTGAAGGCCGAAGCCGTGGCCGCCGCGCGCGCAGGGAATGTCTATTCGGACACCGCCGCCGAAGGCGCCGTGGCCTTCAACTCCACGATCGACCGCGCCACCGTGCGCGAGCAGGCCGTGGCCGCCGCGAACAACCCGCTGCAAAGCCTGGACCGCCGCGCCTTCTACCGCGACGAAGTGCCCTCCGCCTACAAGAAGCCCAGCATGTCGTTCACGCGCCAGGCCGGCCTGTAA
- a CDS encoding DoxX family protein has protein sequence MNTQATAANTPRAPIASPLSALSPTTLDDSGKLLIRVAVGFLVLLHGILKLSAGVGFIAGMLAKSGLPGGIAYLVYVGEIVAPLLMIAGLFTRAAAGVVVINMLVAFGLVHMADLFALTKQGGWALELQGLYLFGALTVVLLGAGRFSIGGKNGRWN, from the coding sequence ATGAACACCCAGGCCACCGCCGCCAACACCCCGCGTGCGCCGATCGCATCGCCGCTGTCCGCCCTCTCCCCCACCACGCTGGACGATTCCGGCAAGCTGCTGATCCGCGTGGCGGTCGGCTTCCTGGTGCTGCTGCACGGCATTCTCAAGCTGTCGGCGGGCGTCGGCTTCATCGCGGGCATGCTGGCCAAGTCGGGGCTGCCGGGCGGCATCGCCTACCTGGTGTATGTCGGCGAAATCGTCGCGCCGCTGCTGATGATCGCGGGCCTGTTCACCCGCGCCGCCGCCGGCGTGGTGGTGATCAACATGCTGGTGGCCTTCGGCCTCGTGCACATGGCCGACCTGTTCGCGCTGACCAAGCAAGGCGGCTGGGCGCTGGAACTGCAGGGCCTGTACCTGTTCGGCGCGCTGACCGTGGTGCTGCTGGGCGCCGGCCGCTTCAGCATCGGCGGCAAGAACGGCCGCTGGAACTGA